A window of the Acidithiobacillus thiooxidans ATCC 19377 genome harbors these coding sequences:
- the nrdR gene encoding transcriptional regulator NrdR encodes MHCPFCAFADTRVVDSRLADEGGTVRRRRECPQCNQRFTTFERAELALPMVVKTDGRRESFNEDKLQRGLTRALSKRPVATDQVDSALRLIQRRLRERGEREVPARLIGELVMEALRGLDPVAYVRFASVYRRFEDVDAFSAEIARLKEGPHPDQQQVPGKGRSGAD; translated from the coding sequence GTGCATTGCCCGTTCTGCGCCTTCGCTGACACCCGGGTGGTGGATTCCCGCCTTGCGGATGAGGGCGGGACGGTGCGGCGCCGTCGGGAATGTCCGCAATGTAATCAGCGCTTCACGACTTTTGAGCGTGCCGAACTCGCTTTGCCCATGGTGGTTAAAACCGATGGGCGTCGTGAGTCTTTTAACGAAGACAAATTGCAGCGTGGTTTGACGCGGGCGCTGAGCAAGCGTCCGGTCGCTACCGACCAGGTAGATTCAGCCCTGCGTTTGATTCAACGGCGTCTTCGTGAAAGAGGCGAGCGCGAAGTGCCGGCGCGCCTGATTGGCGAACTGGTTATGGAAGCTTTGCGTGGCCTCGATCCGGTGGCTTATGTGCGTTTCGCTTCGGTGTACCGGCGTTTTGAAGATGTGGATGCATTCAGTGCGGAAATTGCCCGCCTGAAAGAGGGCCCCCATCCCGATCAGCAACAGGTACCCGGAAAAGGCCGTTCTGGTGCTGACTGA
- the metX gene encoding homoserine O-succinyltransferase MetX — MPAQIPADSVGLVTPQTVTFPADLQLECGRSLPGYTLVYESYGALNKDHSNAILLCHALSGDHHAAGYHHMDDRKPGWWEHLLGPGKAMDTEQFFFVCANFIGSCKGSTGPASINPETGTPWGLDFPMVTVRDWVKTQADLADHLEIEQWAAVIGGSLGGMQVMQWSMDYPDRLRNAVVIAAAPKLTAQNIAFNEVCRQAIMTDPDFHNGRYYAHDTKPRRGLSLARMIGHITYLSDDAMRTKFGRDTRGGKAFSFGFDVDFEVESYLRYQGSSFVERFDANSYLYITKALDYFDPASAYGGSLAEAFARVQAAFLVVSFSSDWRFSPERSREIVQALYTCNRDVSYAEIEATHGHDSFLMPIPQYVAVLGTYLQRVAEEIGL, encoded by the coding sequence ATGCCTGCTCAGATACCCGCTGATTCCGTTGGACTGGTAACCCCGCAGACGGTCACTTTTCCAGCTGACCTGCAACTGGAGTGTGGGCGCAGCTTGCCGGGTTACACCCTGGTTTATGAAAGTTATGGGGCCTTGAACAAGGATCACAGTAACGCGATTTTACTCTGCCATGCGCTTTCTGGTGATCATCACGCTGCCGGGTATCATCACATGGATGATCGTAAGCCGGGCTGGTGGGAGCATCTGCTTGGACCCGGCAAGGCCATGGATACTGAACAGTTTTTTTTCGTCTGCGCCAATTTTATTGGGTCCTGCAAAGGCTCAACGGGTCCAGCCAGCATCAATCCTGAAACCGGCACTCCCTGGGGTCTGGATTTTCCTATGGTCACCGTCCGCGACTGGGTAAAAACCCAGGCCGACCTGGCCGATCATCTGGAGATTGAACAATGGGCAGCGGTTATTGGCGGCAGCCTGGGTGGCATGCAGGTTATGCAATGGAGCATGGATTATCCGGACCGGCTGCGTAACGCCGTGGTCATTGCTGCTGCGCCCAAACTGACGGCGCAGAACATCGCCTTCAACGAAGTTTGTCGCCAGGCCATCATGACGGATCCGGATTTTCACAATGGCCGCTATTATGCCCATGACACCAAACCGCGCCGGGGACTGTCACTGGCACGGATGATCGGCCACATCACCTATCTTTCCGACGACGCCATGCGCACCAAGTTCGGCCGGGATACCCGGGGCGGCAAGGCCTTTTCCTTTGGCTTTGATGTGGATTTTGAGGTGGAAAGTTATTTGCGCTATCAGGGTTCAAGCTTTGTCGAACGCTTTGATGCCAACAGCTATTTATATATTACCAAGGCATTGGATTATTTTGATCCGGCCAGTGCGTATGGCGGCAGCCTGGCGGAAGCCTTTGCGCGGGTGCAGGCGGCATTTTTGGTAGTCTCTTTCAGTTCTGACTGGCGGTTTTCCCCGGAACGCTCCCGCGAAATCGTGCAGGCACTATATACCTGTAATCGCGATGTCAGCTATGCGGAAATTGAGGCCACCCACGGCCACGATTCCTTTTTAATGCCCATTCCCCAATATGTCGCCGTTCTCGGCACTTATCTGCAACGCGTTGCAGAGGAAATCGGACTATGA
- the metE gene encoding 5-methyltetrahydropteroyltriglutamate--homocysteine S-methyltransferase encodes MTSVHSLGFPRIGHKRELKKALESFWSKEIDEQELQSRAAQLRDRHWKIQQTCGMDFIPVGDFSLYDHMLDMSCTLGAIPPRYGFSGGLVGLDTFFAMARGSSTQPAMEMTKWFDTNYHFIVPEFHENMEFHLSSERLFDQIKEAQALGLKAKPVLVGPITYLWLGKEKDLNAEAHHEAQHHHDDSACHGHGAPVGNACFDRLTLLPKVLPVYAEILERLAGMGVEWVQMDEPALALDLPAEWHQALTSAYQTLSKGKSPKVLLATYFDSVAEHAEALKALPVAGLHLDLRRAPQQLDSFLKNYPADKVLSLGVVDGRNVWRADLDAAIKILEPAHKQLGDRLWVAPSCSLLHTPVDLDQENELDAELKSWLAFSVQKLDEVAIIGRALNEGVAAVAQELSTARAAVQARKTSPRIHNPAVAQRLEGLGNDDGQRKSAFQTREAAQRARFKLPAFPTTSIGSFPQTPEIRKARLQNRKGELSNADYQKAMEAEIALVVKEQERLGIDVPVHGEPERNDMVEYFGEQLAGFAFTRHGWVQSYGSRYVKPPLIFGDVSRPTPMTVTWSKYAQSLTQRPMKGMLTGPVTILQWSFVRDDQPREKTALQIALAIRDEVKDLIDAGIGIIQIDEPAYREGLPLKRKDWDQYLNWASRAFRISAQIAPDDVQIHTHMCYSEFNDILPAIAAMDADVITIETSRSQMELLDAFATFNYPNEIGPGVYDIHSPRVPSVEEMVGLMEKAVKVVPAERLWINPDCGLKTRKWAEVTPALENMVEAAKQVRAKHA; translated from the coding sequence ATGACGTCCGTTCACAGTCTCGGTTTTCCGCGTATCGGTCATAAACGCGAACTCAAAAAAGCACTGGAAAGCTTCTGGTCCAAAGAAATTGATGAGCAGGAACTGCAGTCCCGCGCTGCCCAGTTGCGTGACCGTCACTGGAAAATCCAGCAGACCTGTGGGATGGACTTCATCCCGGTTGGTGATTTCAGCCTCTACGATCACATGCTGGACATGAGCTGCACCCTCGGTGCCATTCCTCCCCGTTACGGATTCTCCGGCGGTCTGGTGGGTCTGGATACCTTTTTTGCCATGGCACGTGGCTCCAGCACCCAGCCCGCCATGGAAATGACCAAATGGTTTGATACCAACTATCACTTCATTGTGCCGGAATTCCATGAAAACATGGAGTTTCACCTGAGCAGCGAACGCCTGTTCGACCAAATCAAGGAAGCCCAGGCCCTGGGCCTCAAGGCCAAGCCCGTACTGGTCGGTCCCATCACCTATCTGTGGCTGGGCAAGGAAAAAGATCTGAATGCCGAAGCCCATCACGAAGCCCAACATCATCATGACGACAGCGCCTGTCATGGTCATGGTGCACCGGTGGGTAATGCCTGCTTTGACCGTCTGACTTTGCTGCCCAAGGTGCTGCCTGTTTATGCCGAAATACTCGAGCGTCTTGCCGGCATGGGCGTGGAATGGGTGCAAATGGATGAACCCGCTCTGGCACTGGACCTGCCCGCCGAATGGCACCAGGCTCTGACCTCTGCCTACCAGACCCTCAGCAAGGGCAAAAGCCCCAAGGTATTGCTGGCCACCTATTTTGATTCTGTAGCGGAGCATGCCGAGGCTCTCAAAGCCCTTCCCGTCGCCGGCCTGCATCTGGATTTGCGGCGCGCTCCGCAGCAGCTGGACAGCTTCCTGAAAAATTATCCGGCTGACAAAGTGCTTTCTCTGGGCGTGGTAGATGGCCGCAATGTTTGGCGCGCCGACCTGGATGCTGCCATCAAGATCCTGGAACCTGCACATAAACAGCTGGGAGACCGTCTCTGGGTAGCGCCTTCCTGCAGCCTGTTGCACACCCCGGTTGATCTGGATCAGGAAAACGAACTCGACGCCGAATTGAAATCATGGCTGGCTTTCTCCGTACAAAAGCTCGATGAAGTTGCCATTATTGGTCGTGCCCTGAATGAAGGCGTGGCAGCCGTAGCGCAGGAACTGTCAACCGCACGTGCCGCCGTACAAGCACGTAAAACTTCACCACGTATCCACAACCCGGCCGTTGCCCAGCGTCTGGAAGGTTTGGGCAACGATGATGGCCAGCGCAAAAGTGCTTTCCAGACCCGTGAAGCCGCACAGCGTGCCCGTTTCAAACTGCCGGCCTTCCCCACCACCAGTATCGGCAGTTTCCCGCAGACTCCCGAAATTCGTAAAGCCCGCCTGCAAAATCGCAAGGGCGAACTGAGCAATGCCGACTACCAGAAAGCCATGGAAGCAGAAATTGCGCTGGTCGTGAAAGAACAGGAACGTCTGGGTATTGACGTGCCGGTCCATGGCGAGCCCGAACGCAATGATATGGTGGAATACTTCGGCGAACAGCTCGCTGGATTCGCTTTTACCCGGCATGGCTGGGTGCAGAGTTACGGTTCACGTTACGTCAAGCCGCCGTTGATTTTCGGTGACGTATCCCGTCCTACCCCCATGACCGTGACCTGGAGCAAATATGCCCAGTCTCTCACCCAGCGGCCCATGAAAGGCATGCTTACCGGCCCGGTGACCATCCTGCAGTGGTCTTTTGTACGCGATGATCAGCCCCGTGAAAAAACGGCACTGCAGATTGCGCTGGCCATCCGCGACGAGGTCAAGGATCTGATCGACGCCGGTATCGGCATCATCCAGATTGACGAACCCGCCTACCGTGAAGGACTCCCCCTGAAGCGCAAGGACTGGGATCAGTATCTGAACTGGGCATCGCGTGCATTCCGCATTTCTGCGCAAATTGCGCCTGATGACGTGCAGATTCACACCCATATGTGCTACTCGGAATTCAATGACATCCTCCCCGCCATTGCGGCCATGGATGCAGATGTCATTACCATTGAAACTTCCCGTTCACAAATGGAGTTGCTGGATGCTTTTGCCACTTTCAACTACCCCAATGAAATCGGACCTGGCGTATATGACATTCACTCTCCCCGCGTTCCCAGCGTGGAAGAAATGGTCGGCCTGATGGAAAAAGCGGTCAAAGTGGTTCCCGCAGAGCGGCTGTGGATCAACCCCGACTGTGGTCTGAAAACCCGTAAGTGGGCAGAAGTCACCCCGGCTCTGGAAAACATGGTCGAGGCAGCCAAACAGGTACGTGCCAAACACGCCTGA
- a CDS encoding riboflavin synthase — protein sequence MFTGIIEALGQVRQLQPQGGDFRMTLASGGLDLGDVKLGDSIAVSGVCLTVVELHKDGFAVDISRETLDKTLLGSLKTGSAVNLEKALRLADRLGGHLVAGHVDGVGQIHSVQKSGRSQVFAVTAPRELLRYIAAKGSICVDGISLTVNALEGEQFMLNLIPHTLTNTTASAWRAGQAVNLEVDLIARYLERWVATEAQSGLKSEITRESLAARGYPV from the coding sequence ATGTTCACCGGTATTATCGAGGCCTTGGGTCAGGTTAGACAATTGCAGCCTCAGGGCGGTGATTTTCGGATGACGCTCGCCTCTGGCGGGCTGGATTTGGGTGATGTCAAACTCGGTGACAGTATTGCTGTATCGGGTGTTTGCCTGACCGTAGTGGAACTGCACAAAGACGGGTTTGCCGTGGATATTTCCCGCGAGACCCTGGACAAGACCCTGCTGGGTAGTCTTAAAACAGGTAGTGCCGTGAATCTCGAAAAAGCGCTGCGTCTGGCTGACCGTCTGGGCGGTCATCTGGTGGCGGGTCATGTGGATGGGGTCGGACAAATCCATAGTGTGCAGAAATCCGGACGTTCACAGGTTTTTGCGGTGACCGCACCGCGCGAACTGCTGCGCTATATCGCCGCCAAAGGCAGCATTTGCGTGGATGGTATCAGCCTGACCGTCAATGCTCTGGAAGGCGAGCAATTTATGCTTAATCTGATTCCCCATACACTGACAAATACGACTGCATCAGCCTGGCGTGCGGGTCAGGCGGTCAATCTCGAAGTGGACCTGATTGCCCGCTATCTGGAACGTTGGGTAGCGACGGAGGCGCAGTCGGGGCTAAAATCGGAAATTACCCGCGAATCACTAGCTGCCAGAGGATACCCCGTATGA
- the ribB gene encoding 3,4-dihydroxy-2-butanone-4-phosphate synthase → MSEGKISPAEEIIAEIAAGRMVILMDDEGRENEGDLIMAAEFVTPAAINFMVSQARGLVCLPLTRERCQQLRLPQMVGHNTASLGTAFTVSIEAARGVTTGISAADRAATVQAAIAENAAPEDLVMPGHIFPLAAEPGGVLVRAGHTEAAVDLARLAGCQPAGVICEILNADGEMARLPDLLPYAAKHGLKIGTIADLIRYRLERERIVERQAQGPWQSPHGEFQLTVYRDWVAKETHFALVMGEVAATESPVLVRVQVGKTLNDLFAGAASPNTRALERIAAEGRGVLVYLHHEESVEELVQEVSALPEMPKGPGQAGDAGRVLRTFGIGAQILTDLGVHRAEVLSDSHFQYRGIGGFGLEIVGQRPFQENK, encoded by the coding sequence ATGAGTGAAGGTAAAATCAGTCCCGCCGAAGAAATTATTGCCGAAATTGCAGCGGGTCGTATGGTGATCCTCATGGATGACGAGGGCCGTGAAAATGAGGGTGACCTGATCATGGCGGCGGAGTTCGTGACTCCCGCCGCCATTAATTTTATGGTGTCCCAGGCACGCGGACTGGTCTGTCTGCCCTTGACCCGGGAACGTTGCCAGCAGCTGCGTCTGCCACAAATGGTCGGACATAATACGGCCAGCCTGGGAACCGCCTTTACAGTATCCATTGAAGCGGCTCGGGGAGTGACTACGGGTATTTCTGCAGCCGACCGGGCAGCCACAGTTCAGGCTGCTATTGCTGAAAATGCTGCGCCCGAAGATCTGGTCATGCCCGGACATATTTTTCCCCTTGCTGCCGAGCCGGGTGGGGTTCTGGTCCGCGCCGGGCATACCGAAGCGGCCGTTGATCTGGCACGACTGGCGGGTTGTCAGCCAGCAGGAGTGATTTGCGAGATTCTCAATGCCGATGGGGAAATGGCTCGCTTACCCGATCTGCTTCCCTATGCAGCAAAGCATGGACTCAAAATTGGCACCATTGCCGACTTGATCCGCTATCGCCTTGAAAGAGAGCGGATTGTCGAGCGTCAAGCGCAGGGGCCATGGCAGAGTCCCCATGGAGAATTCCAGCTAACGGTTTATCGGGACTGGGTAGCGAAAGAAACGCATTTTGCCTTGGTCATGGGTGAAGTGGCGGCTACAGAAAGTCCCGTGCTGGTCCGTGTTCAGGTGGGTAAAACCCTCAATGATTTGTTTGCGGGAGCGGCCAGTCCGAATACGCGCGCGTTAGAGCGGATTGCGGCTGAGGGTCGGGGCGTGCTGGTGTACTTGCACCATGAAGAAAGTGTGGAAGAGCTGGTCCAGGAAGTATCTGCCTTGCCGGAAATGCCCAAAGGGCCTGGGCAGGCTGGAGATGCTGGTCGGGTTTTGCGCACTTTTGGTATTGGCGCCCAAATCCTCACGGATCTGGGCGTGCATCGTGCCGAGGTGCTGAGTGACAGCCATTTCCAGTACCGGGGTATTGGCGGATTTGGTCTCGAAATTGTGGGCCAGCGTCCATTTCAGGAAAATAAATAA
- the ribD gene encoding bifunctional diaminohydroxyphosphoribosylaminopyrimidine deaminase/5-amino-6-(5-phosphoribosylamino)uracil reductase RibD has translation MLTEQDHHFMEMALDLAKRGLYSTQPNPRVGAVVVQEGIVVGRGAHLFAGEAHAEVLALAEAGAASRAATVYVTLEPCSHQGRTGPCADALMAAGVKRVVVAVQDPNPLVSGQGIARLRAAGIEVELGCCEAESRALNPGFFMRMEGGRPWIRLKQAVSLDAGVALGNGQSQWLTGTLARADVQKERASASAILVGIGTVLADNPRLAPRLDIPLRRCPVKVILDTRLRTPADAALFASPGAVWIFHGPDQPEAAKNALQAAGADLFAVPLDGERLDCPAVMRILAEKQMNEVLVEAGPGLASTLFAAGLVDEWLLYMAPMLLGQGALPAMQVGPFQQLTEAPRWRSLRVESLGNDLKWTLGPQEF, from the coding sequence GTGCTGACTGAGCAGGACCATCATTTCATGGAAATGGCCCTGGACCTGGCGAAGCGGGGTTTATATTCGACGCAACCTAATCCGCGAGTGGGTGCGGTGGTGGTGCAGGAAGGGATCGTTGTTGGTCGTGGCGCTCACCTTTTTGCTGGTGAAGCCCATGCCGAAGTGCTGGCCCTTGCCGAAGCCGGAGCGGCGTCGCGTGCTGCGACCGTTTACGTCACCCTCGAACCCTGCAGTCATCAGGGGCGGACCGGCCCCTGTGCGGACGCCCTGATGGCCGCAGGGGTGAAACGGGTGGTGGTGGCGGTTCAGGATCCCAATCCTCTGGTTTCCGGGCAGGGCATTGCCCGGCTCAGGGCCGCTGGCATCGAGGTTGAACTGGGCTGTTGCGAAGCCGAAAGTCGTGCGCTGAACCCCGGATTTTTTATGCGCATGGAAGGCGGGCGTCCCTGGATTCGCTTAAAGCAGGCAGTCAGTCTGGATGCAGGTGTGGCGCTGGGCAATGGACAAAGTCAGTGGCTGACCGGTACCTTGGCGCGCGCCGATGTGCAAAAAGAGCGGGCCAGCGCCAGTGCCATCCTGGTGGGGATTGGCACGGTTCTGGCCGACAACCCGCGTCTGGCCCCCCGTCTGGATATTCCGCTGCGCCGGTGTCCAGTGAAGGTGATTTTGGACACCCGTTTGCGGACCCCGGCAGATGCGGCACTGTTTGCTTCACCCGGCGCGGTCTGGATATTCCATGGGCCGGACCAGCCGGAGGCAGCCAAAAATGCATTGCAGGCGGCAGGTGCAGATTTGTTTGCCGTGCCGCTGGATGGCGAGCGCCTGGATTGTCCGGCAGTCATGCGCATTTTGGCAGAGAAACAAATGAATGAAGTATTGGTAGAGGCGGGCCCGGGTCTGGCCAGTACCCTGTTTGCAGCCGGATTGGTCGATGAGTGGTTGCTCTATATGGCCCCCATGCTCCTCGGCCAGGGGGCATTGCCCGCCATGCAGGTTGGTCCTTTTCAACAACTGACCGAAGCGCCGCGCTGGCGGAGTCTTCGGGTCGAGTCGCTGGGTAATGATTTGAAGTGGACCCTGGGTCCGCAGGAGTTTTGA
- the ubiE gene encoding bifunctional demethylmenaquinone methyltransferase/2-methoxy-6-polyprenyl-1,4-benzoquinol methylase UbiE — MSDQQGEDMQDQALVPTTHFGYQEVPETEKEHLVKGVFSSVAGKYDLMNDLMSLGVHRLWKRFTVDLARPRPGQRVLDLAGGTGDLAAAIYPRIKPNGSIVVSDINPEMLAVGENRLADRGIIAGVEFVEANAEELPFPDREFDLVTLAFGIRNMTHPERALKEIHRVLKTGGRALILEFSHPRWPGLQSIYDLYSFKLLPRIGELVARDRDSYQYLVESIRRFPDQETFKMMMEEAGLERVDVFNLSGGIVALHRGFRMD; from the coding sequence ATGAGTGATCAACAGGGAGAGGACATGCAGGATCAGGCGCTCGTGCCCACCACCCACTTTGGTTATCAGGAAGTTCCGGAAACGGAAAAAGAACACCTGGTCAAAGGGGTTTTCAGCAGTGTCGCGGGTAAATACGACCTGATGAACGACCTGATGTCACTGGGTGTGCATCGCCTGTGGAAACGCTTCACGGTTGACCTCGCCCGTCCCCGTCCCGGCCAACGGGTGCTAGATCTCGCCGGAGGCACGGGTGACCTGGCTGCCGCCATTTATCCGCGCATCAAACCCAATGGTTCCATTGTGGTCTCCGATATCAATCCGGAAATGCTGGCGGTTGGCGAAAACCGCCTGGCTGATAGGGGCATCATCGCCGGGGTTGAGTTTGTCGAAGCCAATGCGGAAGAACTCCCCTTTCCCGACCGCGAATTCGACCTGGTCACCCTGGCCTTTGGCATCCGCAACATGACCCATCCCGAACGGGCCTTGAAGGAAATTCACCGCGTCCTCAAAACCGGCGGGCGGGCGTTGATTCTGGAGTTTTCACACCCGCGCTGGCCGGGGTTGCAGTCCATTTATGATCTGTATTCCTTCAAGTTACTGCCGCGCATTGGCGAACTCGTCGCCAGGGATCGGGACAGCTATCAATATCTGGTGGAATCCATCCGCCGCTTCCCCGATCAGGAAACCTTCAAAATGATGATGGAAGAAGCCGGTCTGGAACGGGTTGACGTGTTCAACCTGTCGGGTGGTATTGTCGCCCTGCATCGTGGCTTTCGCATGGACTGA
- the glyA gene encoding serine hydroxymethyltransferase, translating to MFSKTLSIADFDPALWDAMCKETQRQEDHVELIASENYASPMVMVAQGSVLTNKYAEGYPGKRYYGGCEYVDVAEQLAIDRALELFGAEHANVQAHSGSQANQAVYLSVLKPGDKIMGMSLAHGGHLTHGAKVNVSGKLFQVAAYGVRAEDGRIDYEAMAAQAEQERPKMIVAGASAYSRIIDFEKIGEIARSIGAYLLVDMAHIAGLVAAGLHPSPVPHADFVTTTTHKTLRGPRGGLILCREEYAKKVNSLIFPGLQGGPLMHVIAGKAVAFREALQPEFKTYQQQVIRNAQALSQVLAGRGYTAVSGGTDNHLFLLNLGEKVTGKEAEEALGQAHITVNKNAVPFDTRPPAVTSGIRIGTPAATTRGFAEAEMQRLGKGIADVLDAPADAAVIARVKADMTALCKQFPVYG from the coding sequence ATGTTTTCCAAAACCCTCAGTATTGCTGATTTTGATCCTGCACTATGGGATGCCATGTGCAAAGAAACCCAGCGCCAGGAAGATCATGTGGAACTCATTGCTTCTGAAAATTATGCCAGCCCCATGGTAATGGTGGCGCAGGGTTCAGTGCTGACCAACAAGTATGCCGAGGGTTATCCGGGCAAACGCTATTATGGTGGTTGCGAGTATGTGGATGTTGCTGAACAGTTGGCCATTGATCGGGCTCTGGAGCTGTTCGGCGCAGAACACGCCAACGTTCAGGCCCATTCCGGTTCTCAGGCTAATCAGGCTGTTTACCTTTCGGTATTGAAGCCGGGCGACAAAATTATGGGCATGAGTCTGGCGCATGGTGGACATCTGACCCACGGAGCCAAGGTCAATGTTTCGGGCAAGCTGTTTCAGGTGGCCGCTTATGGGGTGCGCGCCGAAGATGGTCGAATTGACTATGAGGCAATGGCAGCACAGGCCGAGCAGGAACGTCCCAAAATGATCGTCGCCGGGGCCAGTGCCTATTCGCGCATTATCGATTTCGAAAAAATCGGTGAAATTGCCCGGAGTATCGGCGCTTATTTGCTGGTGGACATGGCCCACATTGCCGGGTTGGTTGCGGCCGGTTTACATCCCAGTCCCGTTCCCCATGCGGATTTTGTCACCACCACGACCCACAAAACCCTGCGTGGACCGCGTGGTGGTCTCATCCTTTGTCGGGAAGAATATGCCAAGAAGGTCAACTCGTTGATTTTCCCTGGCTTGCAGGGTGGTCCTCTGATGCACGTCATTGCTGGCAAGGCGGTAGCTTTCCGGGAAGCTTTGCAGCCGGAGTTCAAAACCTATCAGCAGCAGGTCATTCGCAACGCCCAGGCGCTGAGTCAGGTACTTGCCGGGCGAGGTTATACAGCCGTGTCAGGCGGTACGGATAATCACCTTTTCCTCCTCAATCTGGGCGAAAAGGTGACCGGTAAGGAAGCCGAGGAAGCGCTGGGTCAGGCGCACATCACGGTCAACAAAAACGCAGTGCCTTTCGATACCCGTCCGCCAGCGGTGACCAGTGGTATTCGCATCGGCACCCCGGCAGCAACCACCCGTGGCTTTGCAGAAGCGGAAATGCAGCGCTTGGGCAAGGGGATCGCCGATGTGCTGGATGCTCCCGCAGATGCCGCAGTGATTGCTCGGGTCAAGGCGGATATGACTGCCCTGTGCAAGCAGTTTCCGGTGTACGGCTAG
- the metW gene encoding methionine biosynthesis protein MetW, giving the protein MKLRQDLAIIAEWIPPQSRILDLGCGEGELLAYLRAEKGVQGYGVEIEEDRVVAAIRRGIPVIQQDLDQGLKNFADQSVDTVVLSLTLQASTYPRQLLLEMLRVGREVIVTFPNMGHWHARWQLGVLGKMPTTDALPHTWYDTPNIHLCTIRDFEQLCADNGIAIHQRVVLNERRRSTWRNRLLPNLFGEVALYRCALVAR; this is encoded by the coding sequence ATGAAGCTACGCCAGGATCTGGCCATTATCGCCGAATGGATTCCCCCGCAAAGCCGCATTCTCGATCTGGGCTGCGGGGAAGGAGAACTGCTGGCCTATTTGCGCGCCGAAAAGGGCGTGCAAGGTTATGGGGTGGAAATTGAGGAAGATCGGGTCGTCGCCGCCATCCGACGCGGAATTCCGGTCATTCAGCAGGATCTTGATCAGGGACTCAAAAATTTTGCAGACCAGAGTGTCGATACAGTAGTACTTTCCCTGACCCTGCAGGCTTCTACCTATCCCCGTCAGTTATTACTGGAAATGTTACGCGTCGGCCGTGAGGTCATTGTCACCTTTCCCAATATGGGACACTGGCATGCGCGCTGGCAACTGGGCGTGCTGGGCAAAATGCCCACCACAGACGCCTTGCCCCATACGTGGTACGATACCCCCAACATCCATCTGTGTACGATTCGTGACTTTGAACAACTCTGTGCCGACAACGGCATCGCCATCCATCAGCGGGTCGTGCTCAATGAGCGGCGGCGCAGCACTTGGCGCAACCGTTTGTTACCCAACCTATTTGGAGAAGTCGCTTTATATCGTTGCGCCCTGGTCGCACGCTGA
- a CDS encoding glutathione S-transferase family protein, whose amino-acid sequence MTLELISFPLCPYVQRSVITLLHKQVVFKLTHIDLAHKPEWFLELSPMGRVPCLKIGTDAVLFESQVINEYLDETIAPPLHPSDPLERARHRAWIAFGSEMIGDQFQMMVAQGEEPFTAASRQLFDKLERLEKNMAEGPFFAGQHFSLVDAAFAPLFMRMEILHALRPLPRWESLGKLRRWTALLMELPEVAGSVTADFPERLRNYISEKGSLLLRSV is encoded by the coding sequence ATGACCCTGGAACTGATCAGCTTCCCCCTCTGCCCCTATGTACAGCGTTCGGTGATTACTCTGCTGCACAAACAGGTAGTCTTCAAACTGACGCACATTGATCTCGCCCACAAACCCGAATGGTTTCTCGAACTTTCGCCCATGGGCAGGGTCCCCTGCCTGAAAATCGGCACTGACGCCGTACTGTTCGAGTCTCAGGTGATTAATGAATATCTGGATGAAACCATTGCACCGCCACTGCATCCTTCTGACCCGCTGGAACGCGCCCGGCACCGCGCCTGGATTGCCTTTGGCAGCGAAATGATTGGTGATCAGTTCCAGATGATGGTGGCCCAGGGTGAAGAACCTTTTACGGCGGCCAGTCGCCAGCTTTTTGACAAGCTTGAGCGGTTGGAAAAAAACATGGCCGAAGGACCATTTTTTGCGGGTCAACATTTCAGTCTGGTGGATGCTGCCTTTGCTCCCTTATTCATGCGCATGGAAATTCTGCACGCATTACGGCCATTGCCGCGTTGGGAATCCTTGGGCAAACTGCGCCGCTGGACGGCCTTACTCATGGAATTACCCGAGGTAGCAGGCTCCGTAACCGCCGACTTTCCAGAACGGCTGCGGAATTATATCAGCGAAAAAGGCAGTCTTCTGCTACGCTCAGTCTGA